A single window of Deltaproteobacteria bacterium DNA harbors:
- a CDS encoding 6,7-dimethyl-8-ribityllumazine synthase: MVRTIEGDLQGQGLKVAIVVSRFNGFITDRLLEGALDALRRHGVEEKDISVAKVPGSFELPLGVRKAAKGKVDAVIALGALIRGGTPHFDYLSAEVTKGIAQVTLESGIPVAFGVLTTDTIEQAVERAGAKAGNKGFEAALSAIEMAKLLRQM, translated from the coding sequence ATGGTGCGGACGATCGAGGGAGACCTCCAGGGACAGGGCTTGAAGGTGGCGATCGTTGTATCGCGTTTCAACGGCTTCATAACGGACCGGCTCCTGGAAGGGGCGCTCGACGCCCTCCGCAGGCACGGCGTCGAGGAGAAGGACATCTCGGTGGCGAAGGTCCCCGGCTCCTTCGAGCTTCCGCTCGGCGTGCGCAAGGCGGCCAAGGGGAAAGTGGACGCCGTGATAGCCCTCGGCGCCCTTATCCGCGGAGGCACGCCGCACTTCGATTACCTGAGCGCCGAGGTCACGAAGGGGATCGCTCAGGTTACGCTCGAATCCGGGATCCCCGTCGCCTTCGGAGTGCTGACGACCGACACCATCGAGCAGGCGGTCGAGCGCGCCGGGGCGAAGGCGGGGAACAAGGGGTTCGAGGCCGCCCTGTCGGCCATTGAGATGGCGAAGCTGCTGCGCCAGATGTAA